The genomic segment tatagaaatggaaataatctaaatctgtacctacattggcttgCAGTTGTaggggcatgtgaacatacccaactcggttctaaatactactcccttcaatctgtatgctcattttgtaggaaatccattttaaaactagcataagggttgtAATGAAAATCAATTTACGCATTTATCTATTTAAAACTGTAATCAatattgtaaagtggatttcatatcttagctagagatcaaaagattaaatgtTGATTCAAAAACTGATTATAACATATCATAGGATGCTCAAAAGCATAATTTCATCAAagtatcaatattcaaactaggggcTTAAAAAAAGCCCATGCGTCAAATTATGTCAACTTCATCACAAATCATACTCATTAGTCAAACTCATAAGGTTCTTATACAACTCTAAtcaaaatagtgaaattcaaTCCTCAataaacctctaaaatctctccACAAGCAAAAATGTGTAAAATAGGCATGAAAttcaaataacaatatttgggtatgaaccctaatttgaaattcatataaaatcatatgaatttgttattaaaaactagttttggacgcaaggatgaaaggattatccttgttaataaatcccacataccttaactaATGAAGACACTTGAATTGAATTCCTATTTCTGCTCTTAGAGATTGATtattgaagatcttgaattgggaaccttgaattttgggttatcttggtaaaagaatggtggaattttaaGGTTcctagagtttgaaattgaagcctagggttttctttgatagggatttgatgaataatgagcatattttgctcaatgatACACTTAATCATCTGTTTTCATAGTTTGGGGGCTTGGTAAATGATAAAATTGCTCTTTGGAATTAAAACCCAAAACTGGGTTGCCGATTTTGCACCTTGGCGCAACGCAGTGCTTATCGCGGTGAAacactagaaaaaggacgagACCAATTTTACTGATCACCATGATGCGGTGCTACACATTAGGCTACTGAAAAAAGGACGAGTGCGATTTTGCACTCCACCACGACGCGGTGCAATCGCACTGCTTCACCAGAAAAAGACGAGTGCAAATTTGTACTCCATAGCGATGCGGTACCCGTTCCACCGCAATTTCTTATGCGACACTGGCCAATTGTGGTGATttactagaaaaaggacaattgcgaTTTTGGCCATTACCGCGATGCAATATTATGGTGGTGAGCTACTGTCTCTCACTAAAAGTGTTATAACATCTCACCcagatatcggattaaggcaaaattggtatcgttggaaagctaattcaattatctatctgtttgtGGGTCAagagctcaaaaattcttagtaaaacAAAATATATGCTAATTAAAAGTTGACTATAGAAACATCCTTCTCACGAGCTCagtcggtaagggatgttttgattcgtctattagctaGGAGTTACTTGAGACCTTAAAGCATAGTTCTAATGGTCATTTGAAttcttgaggtattacaatagTGAGGAAAGAACAACAGTTGCCTCACGTcatcgctcggctcggcttcggatcaaatgatcgatgagattaattttttagacaaagtttatttgaatcTAGGAAAAacaattgaatatattttctcCATGAAGATGCATGCATAAACATAACTCGAAAGGGATGTaaccctttgaggaaaagacacactatttcaaaaaaaaaagggtgaTTGTTCGGTCAAATGTGGCTGATTAGAAAAAACACATTATTTCGGAATagacagacatgactgttccgAAGTGATACACCTTTCCATGAACCACTGCATTCTTTTCGAAGGgtacttgatggctataaatacctgaactttttcCTCAAGTAGGTACGAAATTTTCAGTATTGAAAAAACACTCGTCTACTACTAaaaaactctttgtgatcatcTGTCGTTGAGTGTGTTCGAAAAATCTgaaggtttgaggtaccgctacattaTGATTGTGAGCCAATTTATCcagggaggaaaaattccacaacctcgggtacttgaggaaaattaattccttaaggacattTCATGAAATCGAGGGACTTGGTTCTGTTTCTACTTCAtcttgttttttaaaaataacatacttctttgatagctcatgttgaacttgtgttgaaggtgttaaaacaTCGTTGGTGTTCTTGAAATAATCTTAAACTTATGTTGAAGTGTTTGTAcaaacatacagattgtgtacccgaaacaacatgTTTCTTGTAGTACACCTTTCAAATATGAGCgacaattttaaaattatttgtactTAACTCAAGTTGTACTGTAAAATACTGTTAAAAGGACAACATTGTTCTGAGAAGCATAAAAGCACAAGCAATTTGACATAATTAAAGAAGACCACACAAATGAGGTTAAAGTTGAAGCATTAAACTAACTACTTGTAACAAAATTATGTCAACACTCATACTCATGATTCATGAGTTCATAGTATTCTTCCAATTAAAGTTGATGCATTAAAGTATACTACTTGTAAGAAAATTTTGTTAACACTCATTCTCATGATTCATGAATTCATACTATTCTTCCAATTAATGTGAAAAATTAGGCTAAGGTATAAAGTTGGCCAAGAAGTTCAAGAAGTCAAAAAGTTCATTGTTTTACCTTCTTTTGTggttcatttttaatttatttatttctttcttatgcTTTTGTTAGGGGGTAGGGGTGGTGGTGGTGAATAGTACAATGTATAAAGTTCTTAGTAGAATGTATAAAGTTCTTTCTTATCGTTTTCAATTGTTTTATATGATAAATACGAAATAAGTTTAAATGAAATAATAGGAATCACATAGCTGGTCATAACTTATTTACAATTGGACCTGATTGTTTTGTTGTACTTCATTTAATAGAGTATCGTCAGGGGCGGAGACTCATGATTGCAATTTAGACCCCATTACATGAAAAATTACACTGTTGACGTGGTTGATTGGTTACTCATTGGAAACTGAGATAGTTGTATAACTGTTACCAAAATTATGTATTAGATATGAATGATTTAGGTCTAATAAAATCATCTAGTGGAGCAAAATATAATGATTCATATTCACTGTTCTCTCCCTCTGTATATGCATTAACGGTATCAAATGATGTGCACAAATTATAATCTGATCATTTAAAAGATAACCATATGAAACTCTCGatacaaattaattaattctttaacAATATGGCAAGTAATGTGTAAAAAAATCTATACTATACCAATATGTAGAACTTAAATTTCTACTTACTTATACAAAGGAAAGGAGGAATGAAATTGTGTCAAAGCAGATAGTAGGTCAACATGGCTGCTTTGGCACATTTTAATTGGTTCTTTTCCCTGTCTTCATTTTTTCatcgttttaatttatttgtcttattttttgtagttttctactttaaaaaataagtaataaatattataaatcataataattagccttttactaaatttaaaagatataaaatatttgactgactCTCGAAATTAATTATATCAGTGCTAgttaaattgaataaaagaaaatctattataaatcacaataattaaaaacttaatagttaacaatttaaaatatctaaaaatatataagaaatatgattatttatctaaattttatttatgtcagaTAAATTGAGATAAACATGTACCATATATTGGCACGAATCCCTCGATATCTTGTCTTTATAATAAAATGCATGATAACAGCCATGTGACCTAACAAAGGATGTTTACTTTATATCCCCACGAATGATCATGACTGATCCCACACTACATCTTGCTttactaattttaattttactaaTCTTGGATTATATGAATGTGCACTTTAATCTCCAAGTCACCTATATATAGCCCTAAATAACAACTGGATAATGTAGACCATATTCTCCTATACATTGCTACTGGTATCTTACATAGCCATTTTTTCAATGGGGGAACAAGTTTttgaatcaacaatcaaggtcaCAATAAGTGATGATAACGACAACATTCACTCTACTAAAGATGTTGCCAAGAAATCAACATATTCTTATTCCCTATTGACTAAACTTCATGCAGGATATTTTAGAATTAGTCTTTCTCTTGGTGGTCAAGCTTTATTATGGAAAGTTTTAACTCAACATTTTGATAAATCACAAACACTTCAACACAAATTTCACTCACTCCCTTCAACTACTTTTCTCTTACTATGGTGGATTTCACTTTGTACCCTTTTGATCCTCTCTTTTCTCTACATCTTAAGGTgcatttttcacttcaaattagTGAAATCAGAGTTCTTGCATCCTATTGGTGTTAATTACCTCTTTGCACCATGGATTTCTTGGCTTTTATTGTTCCAATCAGTGCCATTCACGATCCCAAATCTTCATTCTTGCCAAGTTCTATGGTGGATTTTTGTTGTCCCTGTGGTGATTCTTGATGTGAAAATTTATGGACAATGGTTCACTACTGAAAAGAGGTTCTTGTCAATGGTTGCAAATCCAACAAGCCAACTTTCTGTTTTGGGAAATTTGGTTGGTGCTTCGATAGCTAGCAAAATGAAGTGGAAGGAGAGTGCAATTTGCATATTTACACTTGGATTAGCACACTATTTAATTGTGTTTATAACCCTTTATCAACGATTATCGGGTAGTAATCATCTTCCTGTCATGCTTAGGCCTACATTTTTCTTGTTTGTGGCTGCACCTAGCATGGCTAGCTTAGCATGGGCTTCTATTTCTGGTGATTTTGACATGCCATGCAGGATGTTCTTTTTTCTTTCACTATTTCTCTTCACCTCTTTGGTAAGTCTATGATCTTCTTCCCAAAATTAGCTTCAAAAGATAGTACTATACATGCATTAGTTTACTCTAGTCTTAATCCCATTTGACTAGACAAAGAGtctaaaaaaatgaaaactttAAAACCAGTGGTATATATTCAGCATGCCATCATGGTATTTATGTGTTCATAGAATTGTTGAAACTTGTTTAATTGCGATCTTAGACGTGCAAGTCATAACTTTTGTGCCATAAAAAAGTTTCTCATTAAGGGGCAAAtgagagccttattttaaacGACGTCCATGTTTAGAAAGCTATTAGTATTTTGGAATGTAGGGTCACATAAACCATAGGCCATAATATAACATGTGGGTTCACATGAACTTGAGTAATTTTTTCTCTAT from the Capsicum annuum cultivar UCD-10X-F1 chromosome 9, UCD10Xv1.1, whole genome shotgun sequence genome contains:
- the LOC107842179 gene encoding S-type anion channel SLAH1 — translated: MGEQVFESTIKVTISDDNDNIHSTKDVAKKSTYSYSLLTKLHAGYFRISLSLGGQALLWKVLTQHFDKSQTLQHKFHSLPSTTFLLLWWISLCTLLILSFLYILRCIFHFKLVKSEFLHPIGVNYLFAPWISWLLLFQSVPFTIPNLHSCQVLWWIFVVPVVILDVKIYGQWFTTEKRFLSMVANPTSQLSVLGNLVGASIASKMKWKESAICIFTLGLAHYLIVFITLYQRLSGSNHLPVMLRPTFFLFVAAPSMASLAWASISGDFDMPCRMFFFLSLFLFTSLVCRPTLFKKSMRKFNVAWWAYSFPLTFLALASLQYAHQVEGHVTSGLMLLLSALSVVVFVVLTVTTALNLDMLLCDHDRYLNFTKST